Proteins from one Methanococcus maripaludis C5 genomic window:
- a CDS encoding RNase J family beta-CASP ribonuclease, whose product MQLEVVAIGGYEEVGRNMTAVNIDGEIIIFDMGVRLDRIMIHEDTDISKMHSLNLIEMGVIPDDTVMKNIEGEVKAIVLTHGHLDHIGAITKLAHRYNAPIIGTPYTLELVKREILSEKKFDVRNPLITLENGNKLDLTANITLEFVKITHSIPDAAMAVLHTPYGAVVYGNDFKFDNFPVVGEKPDYRALKRIGKQGVIAMVSESTRVDYEGKTASEGVAANLLKNDLLGTDNEDNAVVVTTFSSHIARIKSITDIASKMGRIPVLVGRSMSKYCGIAQDIGLVKFPKETKICWDPSSIDKTFHQVMKDGKENYLMIVTGHQGEEGAVLSRMATNKTAFRFEKYDQVVFSADVIPNPMNAAQRYLLEARLKLAGVRLFKGAHVSGHAAKEDHRDILRWLQPEHLIPAHGDFNLTSSYAKLAEEEGFRLGEDVHLLRNGQSLKFERVI is encoded by the coding sequence TTGCAGTTAGAAGTAGTCGCAATAGGTGGATACGAGGAAGTCGGAAGAAACATGACTGCCGTAAATATCGACGGTGAGATCATAATTTTCGACATGGGTGTCAGACTCGACAGGATAATGATTCACGAGGATACAGACATCTCAAAAATGCACAGTTTAAACTTAATCGAGATGGGCGTAATTCCAGACGATACAGTAATGAAAAATATTGAAGGAGAGGTTAAGGCAATTGTTTTAACGCACGGACACCTCGACCACATCGGAGCAATTACAAAACTTGCGCACAGGTACAACGCTCCAATTATTGGAACTCCATATACTTTAGAACTCGTAAAAAGAGAAATTTTAAGCGAAAAGAAATTTGATGTTAGAAATCCTCTAATCACTTTAGAAAACGGAAATAAATTAGATTTAACAGCAAATATTACTTTAGAATTTGTAAAAATTACACACAGTATTCCTGATGCTGCAATGGCAGTTCTTCACACACCTTACGGTGCAGTGGTTTATGGAAACGACTTTAAATTTGATAATTTCCCAGTAGTTGGCGAAAAACCAGATTACAGGGCATTAAAAAGAATTGGAAAACAGGGCGTAATTGCAATGGTTTCAGAAAGTACGAGGGTTGATTACGAAGGAAAAACAGCATCAGAAGGAGTCGCTGCAAACCTTTTGAAAAACGACCTTTTAGGGACTGACAATGAAGACAATGCTGTGGTAGTAACTACTTTTTCGTCACACATTGCAAGAATCAAATCTATTACAGATATCGCATCAAAAATGGGTAGGATTCCAGTGCTTGTTGGAAGATCAATGTCAAAATACTGCGGAATTGCACAAGACATTGGGTTAGTTAAATTCCCAAAAGAAACAAAAATCTGCTGGGACCCTTCATCAATCGATAAAACTTTCCATCAGGTAATGAAAGACGGAAAAGAAAACTATCTGATGATTGTTACAGGACACCAAGGTGAAGAAGGCGCGGTTTTATCAAGAATGGCAACTAATAAAACAGCATTCAGGTTTGAAAAATACGATCAGGTTGTATTTTCAGCAGATGTTATTCCAAACCCCATGAATGCGGCACAAAGATATTTATTAGAGGCAAGGTTAAAGTTAGCAGGAGTCAGGTTATTTAAAGGAGCTCACGTATCTGGACACGCGGCAAAAGAAGATCACAGGGACATATTAAGATGGTTACAACCAGAACACTTAATACCTGCTCACGGTGATTTTAATTTAACGTCATCATATGCTAAATTAGCAGAAGAAGAAGGATTCAGACTCGGTGAAGATGTACACTTACTCAGAAACGGTCAAAGTTTGAAATTCGAAAGAGTAATTTAA
- the fni gene encoding type 2 isopentenyl-diphosphate Delta-isomerase: protein MNSNSIEYRKLEHLIVCDHCDVEYQKGTLLEDVELIHSGISNCDLDDIDTSIEIFGKKLNAPLIVAAITGGHPKAKEVNKNIAIAVEELNLGMGVGSQRAAISKSYLEDTYSVVRDHTSSLIIGNLGAVNFVEDSWDEEIISKSVEMIDADAMAIHFNPLQEAIQPEGDVNFKGLNILKEIISKYNKLHGKIPFIAKQVGEGFSKKDTIFLKEMGFDAIDVGGSGGTSWAAVELYRIKDEEQKNFSNQYFNWGIPTAASVLEVKSVFSGPIIATGGIRTGIDISKSIAIGANCCGTALPILKAALKSSEAVTTVLERMIKELKTTMFLTGSNNINELKSARYILKGDLKNWNDQI from the coding sequence GTGAATAGTAATAGCATTGAATATAGAAAGTTGGAACACCTTATTGTGTGCGACCACTGTGATGTGGAGTATCAAAAAGGAACCCTTCTTGAGGACGTTGAATTAATTCACAGCGGTATATCAAACTGCGATTTAGACGATATCGATACATCTATCGAAATTTTTGGAAAAAAATTAAATGCTCCGTTAATAGTAGCAGCAATAACTGGTGGACATCCTAAAGCAAAGGAAGTCAATAAAAATATTGCTATTGCTGTCGAGGAACTGAATTTAGGTATGGGCGTAGGTTCTCAAAGGGCTGCTATATCAAAAAGCTACCTTGAAGACACCTATTCTGTTGTACGGGATCACACTTCCTCTTTAATTATTGGAAATCTTGGAGCAGTTAACTTTGTGGAAGATTCATGGGACGAAGAAATTATTTCAAAGTCTGTAGAAATGATTGACGCAGATGCAATGGCAATTCATTTCAACCCACTACAAGAAGCAATACAGCCCGAAGGCGATGTAAACTTCAAAGGACTTAATATTTTAAAAGAAATAATTTCAAAATACAATAAACTTCATGGAAAAATCCCATTTATCGCAAAGCAAGTTGGCGAAGGATTTTCAAAAAAAGACACCATTTTTTTAAAAGAAATGGGTTTTGACGCGATAGATGTTGGCGGAAGCGGTGGAACTTCCTGGGCTGCCGTGGAACTTTACAGAATAAAAGATGAAGAGCAGAAGAATTTTTCAAACCAGTATTTTAACTGGGGAATTCCAACTGCCGCATCAGTTCTGGAAGTAAAGTCGGTCTTTTCAGGGCCAATAATTGCAACAGGCGGAATCAGGACTGGAATCGATATCTCAAAATCAATTGCAATTGGTGCAAACTGCTGTGGAACTGCTTTACCAATTTTAAAAGCAGCCTTAAAGTCTTCAGAAGCTGTTACAACTGTGCTTGAAAGAATGATTAAAGAATTAAAGACTACAATGTTTTTAACAGGTAGTAATAATATAAACGAACTAAAATCTGCCAGATATATTTTAAAAGGCGATTTAAAGAATTGGAATGATCAGATTTAA
- a CDS encoding Gar1/Naf1 family protein: MEKINILHRTPKGKIIGRVKKQPRFNSPVGIKLKDKIKKIGKIYDVFGPVEEPYVKIIPYSEEDAEKTLESDHVFVMNEQPKKQSRTRKKGKR; this comes from the coding sequence TTGGAAAAAATAAATATATTGCACAGAACTCCAAAAGGAAAAATAATTGGGCGTGTTAAAAAACAGCCTCGTTTTAATTCACCTGTTGGAATAAAACTTAAAGATAAAATTAAAAAGATCGGTAAAATTTACGATGTATTTGGACCTGTTGAAGAACCTTATGTAAAAATAATCCCCTATAGTGAAGAGGACGCGGAAAAAACCTTGGAATCCGATCATGTTTTTGTTATGAATGAACAACCCAAAAAACAATCTCGAACCCGTAAAAAAGGAAAAAGATAA
- a CDS encoding transcription initiation factor IIB yields the protein MKVESVVKEETKKPERKIKLAIAKPEDYSNKNVILEKEEELICPVCGSKSIIKDYERAEIVCEMCGCVLQQNLFDVGPEWRAFDHEQRVKRSRVGAPMTYTIHDKGLSTVIDWRNKDSYGKDISADKRAQLYRLRKWQRRIRVSDASERNLAFALSELDRIASKLGLPRNVRENAAVLYRGAVEKGLIRGRSIEGVAAAALYAACRRCKVPRTLDEIAEVSRVDRKEIGRTYRFISRELNIRLAPTNPVDYVPRFASELKLPGEVESKAISILQKAGEKGLTSSRGPTGVAAAAIYIASVLQGTRRTQREVADVAGVTEVTIRNRYKELTEHLDIDVTL from the coding sequence ATGAAAGTCGAATCTGTTGTAAAAGAAGAAACCAAAAAGCCTGAAAGAAAGATTAAATTAGCTATTGCAAAACCTGAAGATTACTCAAATAAAAATGTAATTTTGGAAAAGGAAGAAGAATTAATCTGTCCTGTTTGTGGTAGCAAAAGCATTATTAAAGACTATGAAAGGGCTGAAATCGTTTGTGAAATGTGTGGATGCGTTTTACAGCAAAACTTATTTGATGTAGGTCCCGAATGGAGAGCATTTGATCACGAACAGCGTGTGAAAAGAAGTAGGGTAGGGGCTCCAATGACATATACAATCCACGATAAAGGTTTATCAACAGTTATCGACTGGAGAAATAAAGACAGCTATGGAAAAGATATTTCTGCAGATAAAAGAGCTCAACTCTATAGATTAAGAAAATGGCAGAGAAGAATCAGAGTTTCTGATGCATCTGAAAGAAATTTAGCTTTTGCACTTTCTGAACTTGACAGAATCGCATCAAAATTGGGTCTTCCAAGAAACGTTAGGGAAAACGCTGCAGTTCTCTACCGGGGCGCTGTAGAAAAGGGATTAATTAGAGGAAGAAGTATCGAAGGGGTTGCCGCCGCTGCACTCTATGCTGCATGTAGAAGATGTAAAGTTCCACGAACTCTGGACGAAATTGCAGAAGTTTCTAGAGTTGATAGAAAAGAAATAGGAAGAACTTATAGATTTATTTCAAGAGAATTAAATATCAGGCTTGCTCCAACAAACCCTGTGGATTACGTTCCTAGATTTGCTTCAGAATTAAAACTCCCCGGAGAAGTAGAATCAAAAGCAATTTCAATACTGCAAAAAGCAGGGGAAAAAGGCCTTACCAGCAGTAGAGGTCCTACGGGAGTTGCCGCCGCTGCAATTTATATTGCAAGTGTTTTACAAGGAACTAGGAGAACCCAAAGGGAAGTTGCAGATGTTGCAGGCGTTACTGAGGTTACAATAAGAAATAGATACAAAGAACTAACAGAACATTTAGATATTGATGTAACATTATAA
- a CDS encoding ATPase, T2SS/T4P/T4SS family, which translates to MGLFDRIQNKDSKPNVAKKNNSSENVSGTPNLFDKTEKVEQKKTEIKMGFSVSDKVKKQPVETFERESTGSVLDKYFVKVDDIDFDVIIEKEDGITKYKIPEITLMNTALAKFSDLDIKTIKSELSESTIQKIGQIQGYIKNYSEKNNLHLRDIEILHLSHYFYLIIGKLGLLEIPLNDSKLEEVMVNGVELPAFVFHRKYQMCETNVRLDRHEATRVVESIAYLAGRSIDSRTPMLDAFLPDGSRVNATMGDVTLKGNTITIHKFSEDPLTIVDLINFGTFDLELAAFLWQAVEGYFGAKPANTLIVGGTGSGKTTTLNVVSMFSMYTDRIVTIEDTPELQVPLTHLIKMITRPGRPGVQGYEITMDDLIKNSLRMRPDRIFVGEVRGSEAHSLLVAMNTGHDGCSGTLHANSADEAIIRLVNPPMNVPKVMMSSIDFIINQQRIKRNKKTVRRILGVVEIGGSGENITKTELFKYDGISDSVVKTGICMWEEDVCQIAGITRDELMDDRINRKKVLKYMVNNNISDIKKVGDVIKQYQENPENVLKHMLE; encoded by the coding sequence ATGGGGCTTTTTGACAGGATTCAAAATAAAGATTCTAAACCCAATGTCGCTAAAAAGAATAATAGTTCTGAAAATGTATCTGGAACCCCAAATTTATTCGATAAAACTGAAAAAGTTGAACAAAAAAAAACTGAAATAAAAATGGGATTTTCAGTATCGGATAAAGTGAAAAAACAACCTGTTGAAACATTTGAAAGAGAGTCTACTGGATCTGTACTCGATAAATACTTCGTAAAAGTTGATGATATTGATTTTGACGTAATTATTGAAAAAGAAGATGGCATTACGAAATACAAAATTCCGGAAATTACCTTAATGAATACTGCTCTTGCAAAATTTTCTGATTTAGATATTAAAACAATAAAATCTGAACTTTCAGAATCTACAATTCAAAAAATCGGACAAATTCAAGGCTACATTAAAAACTATTCTGAAAAAAATAACTTACATTTAAGAGATATTGAAATACTCCACCTATCACATTATTTTTATTTAATAATTGGAAAATTAGGACTTTTAGAAATTCCATTAAATGATAGTAAATTAGAAGAAGTAATGGTAAATGGGGTTGAATTACCTGCATTTGTATTCCATAGAAAATATCAGATGTGTGAAACGAATGTTCGACTAGATAGGCACGAAGCTACCAGGGTTGTTGAAAGTATTGCATATCTTGCAGGTAGGAGCATTGATTCGAGAACTCCGATGCTTGATGCATTTTTACCCGACGGAAGTAGGGTTAACGCCACTATGGGAGATGTCACATTAAAAGGAAACACCATTACAATTCATAAATTTAGTGAAGACCCATTAACTATTGTTGATTTGATTAATTTCGGAACCTTTGATTTAGAACTCGCTGCATTTCTTTGGCAGGCTGTCGAAGGATACTTTGGTGCAAAACCTGCAAACACCTTGATTGTTGGGGGAACAGGTTCGGGTAAAACCACTACATTAAATGTAGTTTCAATGTTTTCGATGTATACTGATAGGATTGTAACTATTGAAGATACTCCAGAGTTACAGGTTCCACTAACACACTTGATAAAAATGATTACAAGACCTGGAAGGCCGGGGGTCCAAGGCTATGAAATTACGATGGATGATTTAATTAAGAATTCCTTAAGGATGAGACCAGATAGGATCTTTGTAGGGGAAGTTAGGGGTAGTGAAGCTCATTCATTGCTTGTTGCAATGAACACTGGACATGATGGATGTTCTGGAACCCTGCACGCAAACAGTGCTGATGAGGCAATTATCAGATTGGTAAATCCGCCAATGAACGTTCCAAAAGTTATGATGTCTTCAATCGACTTTATTATAAACCAGCAACGTATCAAACGTAATAAAAAAACTGTTAGAAGAATCCTCGGTGTTGTTGAAATCGGAGGAAGTGGGGAAAATATTACAAAAACTGAACTCTTTAAGTACGATGGAATAAGCGACAGTGTTGTAAAAACTGGGATTTGTATGTGGGAAGAAGATGTATGCCAGATTGCAGGTATTACTCGAGATGAATTAATGGATGATCGGATTAATAGAAAGAAAGTACTAAAATACATGGTGAACAATAATATTAGTGATATTAAAAAAGTTGGCGATGTAATTAAACAATATCAGGAAAATCCAGAAAATGTATTGAAACATATGTTGGAATGA
- a CDS encoding type II secretion system F family protein, translating into MKVKTEKKQSIFDKLTNILKRVKTPKKRKVSRVGRSEYLKKIFERKTEIEHDDDILEFYEPYIDETPEVSIDLDDLLFEKGEFGALGGYSRSFSYWVTNTSFLPSKRDYQYAGIADERVYFLKMMIVAISVIILFILYGILIGNIISSFLNGALLAVIVVIGGIFYPKLKLTLFRGEIKIQVLMSILHLISMLNSGASIQESLKNIANNPEYGITSFEFRSVIKDINQGGYNFVEALERAKLRTKIFIMRQLYDQLILAANKGGTQLLLENLYNEIVRESLSKIDSSKFQISNLGNLIFGIGLIIPFSGMIQSALGAQQGFDGIINAVDLVMGKIGLMSTVIFTIFIKMKIE; encoded by the coding sequence ATGAAAGTAAAAACTGAAAAAAAACAGAGTATTTTCGATAAACTAACCAATATATTAAAAAGAGTTAAAACTCCGAAAAAAAGAAAAGTATCACGAGTTGGAAGATCCGAATACTTAAAAAAAATATTTGAGAGAAAAACAGAAATAGAACATGATGATGATATTTTAGAGTTTTATGAACCTTATATTGATGAAACTCCGGAAGTAAGTATTGATTTGGACGATTTACTTTTTGAAAAGGGGGAATTTGGTGCATTAGGGGGATATTCTAGATCTTTTTCATACTGGGTTACAAATACGTCATTTTTACCATCTAAAAGAGATTATCAATATGCCGGTATTGCTGATGAACGAGTTTATTTCTTAAAAATGATGATTGTGGCCATTAGTGTAATTATTTTGTTTATATTGTATGGAATATTAATAGGTAATATAATTTCAAGTTTTTTGAATGGGGCACTTTTAGCTGTGATTGTTGTTATTGGAGGCATATTTTATCCAAAACTAAAATTAACCTTGTTTAGGGGGGAAATTAAAATTCAAGTCTTGATGAGTATTTTGCACCTTATTTCCATGCTAAATTCAGGCGCGTCTATTCAGGAATCTTTGAAAAATATTGCAAATAATCCAGAATATGGAATTACTTCTTTTGAATTTAGAAGTGTTATAAAAGATATTAATCAGGGTGGTTATAACTTCGTAGAAGCGCTTGAAAGGGCCAAATTAAGAACTAAAATATTTATAATGAGACAGCTTTATGATCAGCTTATTCTTGCAGCAAATAAAGGTGGAACTCAGCTTTTACTTGAAAATTTATATAATGAAATAGTTAGAGAATCTTTATCAAAAATAGACAGTTCAAAATTCCAAATATCAAATTTAGGTAACTTAATATTTGGTATTGGATTAATTATTCCCTTTTCCGGGATGATACAATCTGCATTAGGTGCTCAGCAAGGATTTGACGGCATTATAAATGCAGTTGATCTTGTAATGGGAAAAATAGGATTAATGTCAACAGTTATATTTACCATCTTTATTAAAATGAAGATTGAGTGA
- a CDS encoding type II secretion system F family protein, with translation MDVKKYLDHFYHVLIIRNLRILKKTGRKLDERVFIGILLIITVLPILLKIFLGFTLKTTLILTFVYLGSVLSLPTIMYESKMDKFDKNIPKALYVMVLSLDSGRSVVEAINEVIRSGIPEVDVVFSKVVTLMTERKLSFEDAMILVSNSLDSKIFRQVGRLIIENRKYGGELADTLKKLAKTLEDLQNLKSQLMSVTANGLAVGLIILCGVIPATAGLIGGYLTVISQLAPTMPSVEASQISKAIETIQIGSGLFGLFFAVPLFGLKINRMIITCSICMTFAIATFYAVLRLTGMLFA, from the coding sequence ATGGATGTCAAAAAATACCTAGATCATTTTTACCATGTTTTGATTATAAGGAATTTGAGAATACTGAAAAAAACAGGTCGAAAACTTGATGAACGGGTATTTATAGGTATTTTGTTAATCATTACTGTTTTGCCGATTTTGTTGAAAATATTCTTAGGTTTCACATTAAAAACCACATTAATATTGACTTTCGTATATTTAGGTTCTGTTCTTTCACTACCTACAATAATGTATGAATCTAAAATGGATAAATTTGACAAAAATATACCAAAAGCCCTTTATGTGATGGTTTTATCACTTGATTCTGGACGTTCTGTTGTTGAAGCGATAAATGAAGTTATAAGAAGTGGAATTCCTGAAGTAGATGTCGTATTCTCAAAAGTAGTCACTTTGATGACTGAAAGAAAATTGAGTTTTGAAGATGCAATGATTCTTGTTTCAAATTCACTTGATTCAAAGATTTTCAGGCAGGTTGGAAGGTTGATTATTGAAAATAGAAAGTATGGTGGGGAACTTGCAGATACATTGAAAAAACTTGCTAAAACACTTGAAGATCTCCAGAATTTAAAGTCCCAGCTTATGAGTGTAACTGCAAATGGTCTTGCTGTTGGTCTTATTATTCTTTGTGGTGTGATTCCTGCAACTGCAGGTTTGATAGGTGGTTATTTAACCGTTATATCACAATTAGCACCAACAATGCCTTCGGTTGAAGCTTCGCAGATTTCAAAAGCTATTGAAACGATTCAGATAGGTTCTGGATTATTCGGACTCTTCTTTGCAGTTCCTTTGTTTGGTTTAAAAATTAATAGGATGATAATTACTTGTTCAATATGTATGACTTTTGCAATTGCCACATTTTACGCCGTTTTAAGACTTACTGGAATGTTATTTGCTTAA
- a CDS encoding HDIG domain-containing metalloprotein: MKTVLMDSIDDTILSEKFSNFKDLQKIPLFNEYLTFLAENCEKNVVLHSIAVADYVHEFGINLIEKGYDFDLKTAVLGAILHDIGRSKSHSIDHGIIGSKILLKNKFNEKYAKIAERHIGAGISKKEAKKLNLPEKDYIPETLEEKVIANADNLISGYLRVDIDFVINKFKKRTNLEVVNKVYLLYLEINNLIN; this comes from the coding sequence ATGAAAACTGTTTTAATGGACTCAATAGATGACACCATATTATCTGAAAAATTTTCAAATTTTAAAGATTTACAAAAAATACCTCTTTTTAACGAATATTTAACTTTTTTAGCTGAAAATTGCGAAAAAAATGTAGTATTACATAGTATCGCAGTAGCTGATTACGTTCATGAGTTTGGAATTAATTTAATCGAGAAGGGATATGACTTTGACTTAAAAACAGCTGTTTTAGGCGCTATTTTACATGATATTGGGAGAAGTAAAAGTCATAGTATCGATCACGGAATAATTGGTTCTAAAATATTATTAAAAAATAAATTCAATGAAAAATATGCTAAAATTGCTGAAAGACATATTGGTGCAGGAATTTCCAAAAAAGAAGCAAAAAAATTAAATTTGCCCGAAAAAGATTATATTCCAGAAACTTTGGAAGAAAAAGTGATCGCAAATGCAGATAATTTGATTTCAGGATATTTGAGAGTTGACATTGATTTTGTAATTAATAAATTTAAAAAAAGAACTAATTTAGAAGTTGTAAATAAAGTTTATTTATTATATTTAGAAATAAATAATTTAATTAATTAA
- the tfe gene encoding transcription factor E, which translates to MNLSKDEIFTMLENPLIQQVLFEIMDEDVVGFDVLSVLINTNEVTDDEISRQLDVKLNNIRRILYKLYEARLVDYNREKDEETNWYTYTWKPSLEKVPALVAKKMKNVLNGLKEQLEMEETNMFFFCSDCEIKFTFEDAMDSGFRCPQCGGMMYEYDNKKDISLLKEQINYLEDEFTKNPLFSAY; encoded by the coding sequence ATGAATTTATCAAAAGATGAGATATTTACAATGCTCGAAAACCCACTAATACAACAGGTACTTTTCGAAATAATGGATGAAGATGTTGTTGGTTTTGACGTGTTGTCAGTATTAATCAATACTAATGAAGTAACTGATGATGAAATTTCAAGACAGTTAGACGTAAAATTAAACAACATTAGAAGAATACTTTACAAATTATATGAGGCAAGGCTTGTAGATTACAATAGGGAAAAAGATGAAGAGACAAACTGGTATACATACACATGGAAACCATCCCTCGAAAAAGTTCCTGCATTAGTTGCTAAAAAGATGAAAAACGTACTCAATGGTTTAAAAGAACAGCTTGAAATGGAAGAGACAAACATGTTTTTCTTCTGTTCTGATTGTGAGATTAAATTTACATTTGAAGATGCAATGGACAGTGGATTTAGATGCCCACAATGTGGTGGAATGATGTACGAGTATGATAATAAAAAAGATATTTCACTATTAAAAGAGCAAATTAATTATTTAGAGGACGAATTTACTAAAAATCCTCTCTTTTCTGCATATTAA
- a CDS encoding ATP-grasp domain-containing protein codes for MKALVVGVNTRPVVNSLKKLNFEVYSVSHYNPVDLNADHRKYLVNDKFHGHFVDKYSEKELLDLSKEYVDLVDCIFICSGIFESKNSKTPNWDVVGNSPKRIKNISDKYKTVKKLENLGFNIPITHLVNNKYQFEKCLSELKSVVVKPILGSGGIGVTNIDFQNTDNLDIKYPVLVQEYIKSESYSASFIGSNFLCFNKQLINNNIYVGNISPYVPNLKNETIQDFKDLMDSLDLLGMNGIDFMLKDGFPYILEVNPRILGTYETIELSSKYNLSKAILENKSVKPKDCFFKKIVFSNKGSSYSIDKNPLIRDIPQKGAYVEGGEPVATIIGRNMADVREMESGILRGV; via the coding sequence ATGAAAGCTCTCGTTGTAGGGGTAAATACCCGTCCTGTTGTAAATTCTTTAAAAAAACTAAATTTTGAAGTTTATTCAGTTTCTCACTACAACCCCGTAGATCTAAATGCTGATCACAGGAAATATTTGGTAAATGATAAATTTCACGGACATTTTGTAGATAAATATTCTGAAAAAGAATTATTGGATCTTTCAAAAGAATATGTGGATTTGGTAGATTGTATTTTTATATGTTCTGGAATATTTGAGAGCAAAAATTCAAAAACGCCAAATTGGGACGTTGTAGGAAATTCACCCAAAAGGATTAAAAATATAAGTGACAAATATAAAACCGTAAAGAAATTGGAAAATTTAGGCTTTAACATACCTATCACACATTTGGTAAATAATAAATACCAGTTTGAAAAATGCTTATCGGAGTTAAAGTCTGTAGTTGTAAAACCTATTTTAGGTAGCGGCGGAATCGGTGTAACTAATATAGATTTTCAAAATACGGATAATTTGGATATAAAATATCCTGTACTGGTTCAGGAGTATATTAAATCTGAATCGTACAGTGCTTCATTTATCGGTTCAAATTTTTTATGTTTTAACAAGCAATTGATAAATAACAATATCTATGTAGGAAACATATCCCCCTATGTTCCGAACTTGAAAAACGAAACAATTCAGGATTTTAAGGATTTAATGGATTCGCTGGATCTTTTGGGTATGAATGGGATTGATTTCATGCTAAAGGATGGGTTTCCATATATTCTTGAAGTAAACCCTAGGATTTTGGGAACTTATGAAACAATAGAATTATCTTCAAAATACAATCTTTCAAAAGCAATTCTCGAAAATAAATCTGTAAAGCCAAAAGACTGTTTTTTTAAAAAAATAGTTTTTTCAAACAAAGGTTCATCATATTCCATCGACAAAAATCCTTTAATAAGAGATATTCCTCAAAAAGGAGCTTATGTCGAAGGGGGAGAACCTGTGGCTACAATAATCGGAAGAAACATGGCTGATGTAAGAGAAATGGAGAGCGGTATTTTAAGAGGTGTATGA
- the mptA gene encoding GTP cyclohydrolase MptA → MQCNDVQATEPDIKVSLTRVGVTNLKKLVKLKRKNKRDIVLLPTFEVFVDLPSSQKGIHMSRSPEVIEEVVENILLEKEIYGVEDLSVEIVMKLFEKHEYATRAEIMLYSDYMMEEKSPVTQKDSQEIGKIIARAYGVKDENGKIAVKKMVGAEVVGITACPCAQNMLKENAVANLKEKGFSSEEIEKILDSVTIATHNQRGIGTVMIEVPNGYAVGISKIIKIIKNSMSGEVYELLKRSDEAFVVEAAHKNPKFVEDCAREMIKRVVDVFDYLPEDTQVLVRQVNKESIHRHDAFAERNSTIRELRDELKTLTN, encoded by the coding sequence ATGCAATGCAATGACGTTCAGGCAACAGAACCTGATATCAAGGTTTCATTAACTCGAGTTGGTGTTACAAACCTAAAAAAACTCGTAAAATTAAAAAGAAAAAATAAAAGAGATATTGTTCTCCTTCCAACCTTCGAAGTTTTTGTTGATCTTCCAAGTTCACAAAAAGGGATTCATATGTCAAGAAGCCCCGAAGTAATTGAAGAAGTGGTTGAAAACATACTTTTAGAAAAGGAAATCTATGGTGTTGAAGATTTATCTGTTGAGATAGTTATGAAGCTATTTGAAAAACACGAATATGCAACAAGAGCTGAAATAATGCTTTACAGCGATTATATGATGGAAGAAAAATCTCCTGTAACACAAAAAGACTCTCAAGAGATTGGAAAGATAATTGCAAGAGCATATGGTGTAAAAGACGAAAATGGAAAAATAGCTGTAAAAAAAATGGTTGGTGCAGAGGTAGTTGGAATTACAGCATGCCCATGTGCTCAAAATATGTTAAAAGAAAATGCAGTAGCTAATTTAAAAGAAAAAGGATTTTCAAGTGAAGAAATCGAAAAAATCCTTGATTCAGTTACTATTGCAACACATAATCAAAGAGGAATTGGAACTGTTATGATTGAAGTTCCGAATGGATACGCTGTTGGAATTTCAAAAATAATCAAAATAATCAAAAATTCAATGAGTGGAGAAGTTTACGAGCTTTTGAAAAGAAGTGACGAAGCTTTTGTTGTTGAGGCAGCTCACAAAAATCCAAAATTCGTTGAAGACTGTGCAAGAGAAATGATAAAAAGAGTAGTTGATGTTTTTGATTATCTTCCAGAAGACACACAAGTTCTTGTAAGGCAGGTAAATAAAGAGAGTATACACCGACATGACGCTTTTGCAGAGAGAAATTCTACAATACGGGAATTAAGGGACGAACTTAAAACTTTAACAAATTAA